A region of Piscinibacter gummiphilus DNA encodes the following proteins:
- a CDS encoding SDR family NAD(P)-dependent oxidoreductase yields the protein MANRLNGKVVLVTGGTSGIGFGAAQALAAEGAKVFITGRRQAELDAATQAIGDGCIGVRGDVTKLADLDALFDQIKRTSGHLDAVFANAGGGTMLPLGEITEQHYADTFDRNVKGVVFTVQKALPLLKDGGSIILTGSTAGSKGTASFSMYSASKAAVRNFARSWVLDLKERKIRVNVVSPGPIRTAGLADLAGDSKEAQEGLLGYLASLVPSGRLGEPSEVGQAVVFLASDQSSFINGAELFVDGGLAQV from the coding sequence ATGGCAAATCGTCTCAACGGAAAAGTCGTCCTCGTGACGGGCGGTACCAGCGGCATCGGCTTCGGCGCGGCCCAGGCCCTCGCGGCCGAGGGCGCGAAGGTCTTCATCACCGGACGCCGGCAGGCCGAACTGGATGCGGCCACCCAGGCGATCGGAGACGGCTGCATCGGCGTTCGCGGCGACGTCACCAAGCTCGCCGATCTGGACGCACTGTTCGATCAGATCAAGCGCACCTCCGGCCATCTCGACGCCGTCTTCGCGAATGCGGGTGGCGGCACGATGCTCCCACTCGGCGAGATCACGGAGCAGCACTACGCGGACACCTTCGACCGCAACGTCAAGGGGGTCGTGTTCACGGTCCAGAAGGCCCTCCCGCTGCTCAAGGATGGCGGTTCGATCATCCTCACCGGCTCCACAGCGGGCAGCAAGGGAACGGCATCCTTCAGCATGTACAGCGCCTCCAAGGCGGCCGTGCGCAACTTCGCACGCAGCTGGGTGCTCGATCTCAAAGAGCGGAAGATCCGCGTGAACGTGGTCAGCCCGGGCCCGATCCGCACAGCGGGCCTCGCGGACCTCGCAGGCGACAGCAAGGAGGCGCAGGAAGGTTTGCTGGGATACCTCGCATCGCTGGTTCCCAGCGGGCGCCTCGGAGAACCCTCCGAGGTGGGCCAGGCCGTCGTGTTCCTTGCGTCGGACCAGTCGAGTTTCATCAATGGCGCCGAACTCTTCGTGGACGGAGGCCTGGCCCAGGTCTGA
- the acnD gene encoding Fe/S-dependent 2-methylisocitrate dehydratase AcnD gives MNTAHRKPLPGTALDHFDARAAVDALQPGAFDRLPYTSRVLAENLVRRCDPATLDDSLRQLIERRRDLDFPWFPARVVCHDILGQTALVDLAGLRDAITAQGGDASLVNPVVPTQLVVDHSLAVECGGFDPDAFAKNRAIEDRRNEDRFDFINWTKKAFKNVDVIPPGNGILHQINLEHMSPVVQVTDGVAYPDTLVGTDSHTPMVDALGVIAIGVGGLEAETVMLGRASWMRLPDIVGVKLTGKPQPGITATDTVLALTEFLRQQKVVSAYLEFFGEGASALTLGDRATIANMAPEFGATAAMFYIDEQTIKYLRLTGREDQQVALVEAYAKHTGLWADSLVNAEYERVLEFDLSSVVRNMAGPSNPHKRLPVSDLAARGIAAPWTETPGQMPDGAVIIAAITSCTNTNNPRNMVAAGLLARNANRAGLTRKPWVKSSLAPGSKAVTLYMEEADLLPELEQLGFGVVAYACTSCNGMSGALDPVLQQEIIDRDLYATAVLSGNRNFDGRIHPYAKQAFLASPPLVVAYAIAGTIRFDIEKDVLGTDAQGKPVMLKDIWPTDAEIDAVVAASVKPEQFRKVYIPMFARGADDGEKVKPLYDWRPQSTYIRRPPYWEGALAGVRTLRGMRPLAVLGDNITTDHLSPSNAILLDSAAGEYLAKMGLPEEDFNSYATHRGDHLTAQRATFANPTLQNEMAVVDGKVKAGSLARIEPEGKVTRMWEAIETYMARKQPLIIIAGADYGQGSSRDWAAKGVRLAGVEAIVAEGFERIHRTNLVGMGALPLEFKPGVNRKTLGIDGTETFDVVGERTPRATLTLVIHRRNGERVEVPVTCRLDTAEEVSIYEAGGVLQRFAQDFLESAQAA, from the coding sequence ATGAACACCGCCCACCGCAAACCCCTGCCCGGCACCGCGCTGGACCACTTCGACGCGCGTGCCGCCGTCGACGCGCTCCAGCCCGGCGCCTTCGACCGCCTGCCCTACACCTCGCGCGTGCTGGCCGAGAACCTCGTGCGCCGGTGCGATCCGGCCACGCTGGACGACTCGCTGCGCCAGCTGATCGAGCGCCGGCGCGACCTCGACTTCCCGTGGTTCCCGGCCCGGGTCGTCTGCCACGACATCCTCGGCCAGACCGCCCTCGTCGACCTGGCCGGCCTGCGCGACGCCATCACGGCCCAGGGCGGCGACGCCTCGCTGGTCAACCCGGTGGTGCCCACGCAGCTGGTGGTGGACCACTCGCTGGCCGTCGAGTGCGGTGGTTTCGACCCCGATGCGTTCGCGAAGAACCGCGCGATCGAGGACCGCCGCAACGAGGACCGCTTCGACTTCATCAACTGGACCAAGAAGGCGTTCAAGAACGTCGACGTGATCCCCCCGGGCAACGGCATCCTGCACCAGATCAACCTGGAGCACATGTCGCCGGTGGTGCAGGTGACCGACGGCGTGGCGTACCCCGACACGCTGGTGGGCACCGACAGCCACACGCCCATGGTCGACGCGCTCGGCGTGATCGCCATCGGCGTGGGCGGGCTGGAAGCCGAGACGGTGATGCTGGGCCGCGCGTCGTGGATGCGCCTGCCCGACATCGTGGGCGTCAAGCTCACCGGCAAGCCGCAGCCGGGCATCACCGCCACCGACACCGTGCTCGCGCTCACCGAGTTCCTGCGCCAGCAGAAGGTGGTGTCGGCGTACCTCGAGTTCTTCGGCGAAGGCGCCTCGGCCCTCACGCTGGGCGACCGCGCCACCATCGCCAACATGGCGCCCGAATTCGGCGCCACGGCCGCGATGTTCTACATCGACGAACAGACCATCAAGTACCTGCGGCTCACCGGCCGCGAGGACCAGCAGGTCGCGCTCGTCGAGGCGTACGCGAAACACACGGGCCTCTGGGCCGACAGCCTCGTGAACGCCGAGTACGAACGTGTGCTGGAGTTCGACCTGTCCTCCGTCGTGCGCAACATGGCCGGTCCGAGCAACCCGCACAAGCGGCTGCCCGTCTCCGACCTGGCCGCCCGCGGCATCGCCGCCCCGTGGACCGAAACGCCGGGGCAGATGCCCGACGGCGCCGTGATCATCGCCGCCATCACCAGCTGCACGAACACCAACAACCCGCGCAACATGGTGGCGGCCGGCCTGCTGGCCCGCAACGCCAACCGCGCGGGCCTGACCCGCAAGCCGTGGGTCAAGAGTTCGCTCGCCCCCGGCTCGAAGGCCGTGACGCTGTACATGGAAGAGGCCGACCTGCTGCCCGAGCTGGAACAGCTGGGCTTCGGCGTGGTGGCGTACGCCTGCACGTCGTGCAACGGCATGTCGGGCGCCCTCGACCCGGTGCTGCAGCAGGAGATCATCGACCGCGACCTGTACGCCACCGCCGTCCTCTCGGGCAACCGCAACTTCGACGGCCGCATCCACCCGTACGCGAAGCAGGCCTTCCTCGCCTCGCCGCCGCTCGTGGTGGCCTACGCCATCGCCGGCACGATCCGCTTCGACATCGAGAAGGACGTGCTGGGCACCGATGCGCAGGGCAAGCCCGTGATGCTCAAGGACATCTGGCCCACCGACGCGGAGATCGACGCCGTCGTCGCCGCCAGCGTGAAGCCCGAGCAGTTCCGCAAGGTCTACATCCCGATGTTCGCGCGCGGCGCGGACGACGGCGAGAAGGTCAAACCGCTGTACGACTGGCGCCCGCAGAGCACCTACATCCGCCGCCCGCCCTACTGGGAAGGCGCGCTGGCAGGCGTTCGCACGCTGCGCGGCATGCGGCCGCTGGCGGTGCTGGGTGACAACATCACCACCGACCACCTCTCGCCGTCGAACGCGATCCTGCTCGACAGCGCGGCTGGCGAGTACCTCGCGAAGATGGGCCTGCCGGAGGAGGACTTCAACTCCTACGCCACCCACCGCGGTGACCACCTGACGGCGCAGCGCGCCACGTTCGCGAACCCCACGCTGCAGAACGAGATGGCGGTGGTGGACGGCAAGGTCAAGGCCGGCTCGCTCGCGCGCATCGAACCCGAGGGGAAGGTGACGCGCATGTGGGAAGCCATCGAGACCTACATGGCCCGCAAGCAGCCGCTGATCATCATCGCCGGCGCCGACTACGGCCAGGGTTCCTCGCGCGACTGGGCCGCCAAGGGCGTTCGCCTGGCCGGTGTCGAGGCCATCGTGGCCGAGGGCTTCGAACGCATCCACCGCACGAACCTCGTCGGCATGGGCGCGCTGCCGCTCGAGTTCAAGCCCGGCGTGAACCGCAAGACGCTCGGCATCGACGGCACCGAGACCTTCGACGTGGTGGGCGAACGCACGCCGCGCGCGACGCTGACGCTCGTGATCCACCGCCGCAACGGCGAACGTGTGGAGGTGCCGGTCACGTGCCGCCTCGACACCGCCGAAGAGGTGTCGATCTACGAGGCTGGCGGCGTGCTGCAGCGCTTCGCGCAGGACTTCCTCGAATCGGCGCAGGCCGCCTGA
- a CDS encoding response regulator transcription factor: MDFQTDPTASADAPPLVHVVDDDENMRDALSDLLASVDLECRVYASTEDLLSAPLPERPSCLILDVRLPGDSGLDLQAQLAGRGRHLPIIFITGHGDVETCARAMKRGALEFLTKPFRDQDMLDAIASALAKDRTWRAQEARIAGIARLAASLTRRETEVMGFVVEGLANKQIAAKMGITEVTVKLHRGNVMHKMEATSLADLVRKAGSLTGSEGSGFPAKSSTSV; the protein is encoded by the coding sequence ATGGATTTCCAGACCGATCCCACTGCGTCCGCGGACGCACCTCCGCTGGTTCATGTCGTCGACGACGACGAGAACATGCGGGACGCGCTGTCGGATCTTCTGGCCAGCGTGGACCTCGAGTGCCGCGTCTACGCCTCCACGGAAGACCTGCTCTCGGCCCCGCTGCCCGAACGTCCGAGCTGTTTGATCCTGGATGTTCGCCTGCCGGGAGACAGTGGGCTGGACCTGCAGGCGCAGCTCGCCGGGCGGGGCCGGCATCTTCCGATCATCTTCATCACCGGCCACGGCGACGTGGAAACCTGCGCGCGCGCCATGAAGCGCGGTGCGCTCGAATTCCTCACGAAACCGTTCCGTGACCAGGACATGCTCGACGCGATCGCATCGGCCCTCGCGAAAGACCGGACCTGGAGGGCGCAGGAGGCCCGCATCGCCGGCATCGCGCGGCTGGCGGCGTCGCTGACGCGGCGCGAAACCGAGGTCATGGGCTTCGTGGTCGAAGGGCTCGCCAACAAGCAGATCGCGGCGAAGATGGGCATCACCGAAGTGACCGTGAAACTCCACCGCGGCAACGTCATGCACAAGATGGAAGCCACATCGCTCGCCGACCTCGTGCGCAAGGCCGGCAGCCTCACGGGCAGCGAAGGGAGCGGGTTCCCGGCCAAAAGCTCTACTTCAGTCTAG
- a CDS encoding response regulator transcription factor, whose amino-acid sequence MSLPPNRPRLVRVLISEMNPLISSGIAAALTSCSSFEVRSGRLDELLEGHSDGLDSIDVVVIDWQAGLRLAAERSRPDARARVRAVRIFAINQACGERDIRRALEAGVHGYATLSLGLEEFQDGVRSVAHGLRYVCPRSAQRLANSMTHEQLTPREVEVLARLSQGSCNKVIASELAMALGTVKAHVKSLMAKLDARTRTQVVSVAISRGLVDTASGFDSARANGSRATGSRSRADELALAAG is encoded by the coding sequence ATGTCCCTTCCCCCCAATCGTCCACGGCTTGTCCGGGTGCTGATCTCCGAGATGAACCCGCTGATCTCATCCGGCATCGCCGCAGCCCTGACGAGCTGCAGCTCGTTCGAGGTCCGGTCGGGTCGCCTCGACGAACTCCTCGAGGGGCATTCGGACGGACTGGATTCGATCGACGTGGTGGTGATCGATTGGCAGGCGGGCCTGCGCCTCGCGGCCGAACGCTCGCGGCCCGATGCACGCGCACGCGTCAGGGCCGTTCGAATCTTCGCGATCAACCAGGCCTGTGGCGAACGTGACATCCGCAGGGCATTGGAAGCAGGCGTGCACGGGTACGCGACCCTCAGCCTGGGCCTGGAAGAGTTCCAGGACGGCGTCAGATCGGTGGCCCATGGGCTTCGGTATGTCTGCCCCCGTTCGGCACAGCGCCTGGCGAACAGCATGACACACGAGCAATTGACGCCGCGCGAAGTAGAGGTGCTGGCCCGGCTGTCGCAGGGGAGCTGCAACAAGGTCATCGCCAGCGAGCTCGCGATGGCGCTCGGCACGGTCAAGGCGCACGTCAAGTCCCTGATGGCCAAGCTGGACGCGAGGACCCGCACCCAGGTGGTCAGCGTGGCGATCTCGCGCGGCCTCGTCGACACCGCCTCCGGCTTCGACAGCGCCCGGGCGAACGGCAGCCGTGCCACCGGTTCGCGCTCCCGCGCGGACGAACTCGCGCTCGCGGCCGGCTGA
- a CDS encoding alpha/beta fold hydrolase: MSEVEEAVHPSAHRQGEALAHDGRRIAWTEVGAGETALLFLHGWCCDQSSWRHQMAAFADRFRCVSLDLAGHGRTSAIAPAETTLVAMASDVHLVREALGLVNVFLVGHSMGGPVAVEAARHNPDGVLGIVGVDTLTDARMYARRPEEEIATRLEPLEADLPGSIAGLVRMITLVDRNGAGVVDELTATMASVPPSVAIPSMRALLAWDIDERWPRAGVSVQAINSRALIPLIEELPRRERLTVRTMADVGHFPMLEDPDAFNAELSALLGELPWP, translated from the coding sequence GTGAGCGAAGTTGAAGAAGCAGTCCATCCCTCGGCTCACCGACAAGGCGAGGCGTTGGCGCACGACGGCAGGCGCATTGCCTGGACCGAGGTCGGAGCAGGCGAAACAGCGCTTCTGTTCCTGCACGGCTGGTGCTGCGACCAGTCGAGCTGGCGGCACCAGATGGCCGCATTCGCCGACCGCTTCCGATGTGTCAGCCTGGACCTCGCCGGCCATGGCAGGACTTCCGCCATCGCCCCCGCGGAGACGACCCTCGTGGCCATGGCCTCCGACGTACACCTCGTGCGCGAGGCGCTCGGCCTGGTCAACGTCTTCCTGGTGGGTCACTCGATGGGGGGCCCGGTGGCGGTCGAGGCCGCGCGCCACAACCCGGATGGCGTTCTGGGCATCGTCGGTGTCGACACCCTGACGGATGCACGCATGTACGCACGCCGCCCCGAAGAGGAGATCGCCACGCGCCTGGAGCCGCTCGAGGCCGACCTGCCAGGGTCGATCGCCGGACTGGTGCGGATGATCACCCTCGTCGACCGGAATGGCGCCGGTGTCGTCGACGAACTGACCGCCACGATGGCATCGGTGCCGCCGTCGGTGGCGATCCCGTCCATGCGCGCGCTGCTGGCGTGGGACATCGATGAACGGTGGCCGCGGGCGGGTGTGTCGGTCCAGGCGATCAACTCTCGAGCGCTCATTCCCTTGATCGAGGAGCTGCCGCGTCGCGAACGGTTGACGGTTCGAACAATGGCGGACGTCGGGCACTTCCCCATGCTGGAGGACCCCGACGCGTTCAACGCCGAGCTCTCGGCCTTGCTGGGCGAATTGCCTTGGCCGTAG
- a CDS encoding response regulator transcription factor, whose product MRYVELSSPREARLALTRPPLTALVDDDEAIREAVIDLLESVGLHCISFESAEQYLVDPRRTDVRCLILDVNLPGMSGLELHRRLVEAHDGTPVLFLTSVDDPPVRERAMQLGARTFFSKPVDSALLLSGIQDCLMGGC is encoded by the coding sequence GTGCGGTACGTCGAATTGAGTTCCCCGCGCGAGGCAAGACTTGCTTTGACCAGACCCCCTCTCACCGCATTGGTCGATGACGACGAGGCAATACGCGAGGCGGTCATCGACCTCCTGGAGTCCGTGGGGCTCCACTGCATCTCGTTCGAATCTGCGGAACAGTACCTCGTGGATCCCCGGCGCACGGACGTCAGATGCTTGATCCTGGACGTCAACCTTCCCGGCATGAGCGGACTCGAACTGCATCGGCGCCTCGTGGAAGCGCATGACGGAACGCCCGTGCTGTTCCTCACGTCCGTCGATGACCCTCCCGTGCGAGAGCGAGCGATGCAATTGGGGGCCAGGACCTTCTTCTCGAAGCCCGTCGACAGTGCACTGCTGCTCTCGGGCATCCAGGATTGCCTGATGGGTGGCTGCTGA
- a CDS encoding sensor histidine kinase, which yields MALLAGLLACWGAWAWLRRLLHRVHAAEARAEQLYRTHFDDAPIAMLQEDWSGVKALVDQLVASGVEDLEGYLKDHPDFFFEARKTHVFLDANRATVALFGAKDKADFLARAPTLLPGSPESNIHVIRAFAKGHGFAQGERILHTMDGRKVPILWQVNIPAGRADRLVFLATNVTSLKEAEEALMTAQAELAHAARVAVLGELAASITHEVNQPLGAIQLFADTALRWIDRPEPNLTRARASIGRIARSAEQASNVIRKMHQFVRKTPPETTALDVREVLSDTLLLVERAAAKHQVTLDLVIAPDLPPARGDRVQLQQVLVNLTMNAIHSVAVQPASEREVRLRAELDPEGRLRFSCEDTGPGVAPHHLPKIFEPFFSTRTGGLGLGLAICRSIVEAHGGALRAENRSAGGARFQFELPVHESGSGAAP from the coding sequence ATGGCCCTGTTGGCAGGGTTGCTCGCATGCTGGGGTGCGTGGGCATGGCTTCGGCGTCTGCTGCACCGCGTGCACGCCGCCGAGGCACGCGCGGAGCAGCTCTACCGCACGCACTTCGACGACGCGCCCATCGCCATGCTCCAGGAGGACTGGTCGGGTGTGAAGGCCCTGGTCGACCAGCTCGTCGCATCGGGCGTCGAAGACCTGGAGGGGTACCTGAAGGACCACCCGGACTTCTTCTTCGAGGCGCGCAAGACCCACGTCTTCCTCGACGCCAACCGGGCGACCGTGGCCCTGTTCGGCGCGAAGGACAAGGCGGACTTCCTCGCCCGGGCCCCCACGCTGCTCCCCGGCTCGCCGGAAAGCAACATCCACGTCATCCGCGCGTTCGCAAAGGGGCACGGGTTCGCGCAGGGCGAGCGCATTCTTCACACGATGGATGGCCGCAAGGTGCCGATCCTCTGGCAGGTCAACATCCCCGCAGGCCGCGCGGATCGCTTGGTTTTCCTCGCCACGAACGTCACCTCGCTGAAGGAGGCCGAGGAGGCGCTGATGACGGCGCAGGCGGAGCTGGCACACGCCGCGCGGGTCGCCGTGCTGGGAGAGCTGGCCGCGTCGATCACCCATGAGGTCAACCAACCCCTCGGAGCCATCCAGTTGTTCGCCGACACGGCCTTGCGGTGGATCGACCGTCCCGAACCCAATCTCACGCGCGCCCGGGCCAGCATCGGGCGCATCGCACGCAGCGCGGAGCAGGCCTCGAACGTCATCCGCAAGATGCATCAGTTCGTCCGGAAGACCCCGCCCGAGACCACGGCCCTCGACGTCCGCGAGGTGCTCTCCGACACGCTGCTCCTGGTCGAACGCGCCGCGGCCAAGCACCAGGTCACCCTGGATCTGGTGATCGCGCCGGACCTGCCCCCGGCCCGCGGCGATCGCGTGCAGCTCCAGCAGGTGCTGGTGAACCTGACCATGAACGCCATCCATTCGGTGGCGGTTCAACCGGCGAGCGAGCGCGAGGTGAGATTGCGAGCCGAACTCGACCCGGAAGGCCGGCTGCGGTTCTCTTGCGAGGACACCGGCCCCGGCGTCGCACCTCACCACCTTCCGAAGATCTTCGAGCCCTTCTTCTCGACCCGAACAGGAGGACTGGGGCTCGGGCTCGCGATCTGCAGGTCCATCGTGGAGGCGCACGGGGGTGCGTTGCGTGCCGAGAATCGATCGGCAGGCGGTGCGCGGTTCCAGTTCGAACTTCCGGTTCACGAATCCGGAAGCGGCGCCGCGCCTTGA
- a CDS encoding alpha/beta fold hydrolase yields the protein MIPRRLLSLTLFLASLLIAAGSRAALPEPPAGSSDEALVSELPGFENGVAAVNGIQLHYVIGGRGPLLVLLPGWPQNWWEYHKVMPALAQSYRVVSVDLRGMGTSDKPEAGYDKKTMAKDIADLIRHLGAKEAHVVGHDIGAQVAFAVAQNHPEVTRRLVMIDVVHPDDGFAKLALLPEVGQFGDKVGDASHQYLWWFAFHQVKGVPERLMAGGGIRVEQDWFFHYLTVDDRSIDARSRDVYARAYWTADAIRAGNAWYQAFPQDIVDARSHGVLRMPVLGIGGPGHDYLKLRLTAQAADLEMVKVENSGHFIPEEQPAVLIRSLKKFLQ from the coding sequence GTGATCCCTCGTCGCCTGCTTTCCCTGACGCTCTTCCTGGCGTCCCTGCTCATCGCGGCCGGGTCCCGCGCCGCCCTGCCGGAACCTCCCGCCGGATCCTCCGACGAGGCGCTCGTGTCCGAACTTCCGGGATTCGAGAACGGCGTGGCCGCGGTCAACGGCATCCAGCTGCACTACGTGATTGGCGGTCGCGGGCCGTTGCTGGTCTTGCTGCCAGGCTGGCCCCAGAACTGGTGGGAGTACCACAAGGTCATGCCCGCCCTCGCCCAGAGCTACCGTGTGGTGTCGGTCGACCTGCGTGGCATGGGGACGTCCGACAAGCCCGAGGCCGGCTACGACAAGAAGACCATGGCGAAGGACATCGCCGATCTGATTCGCCACCTCGGCGCGAAGGAGGCACACGTGGTGGGTCACGACATCGGCGCCCAAGTGGCCTTCGCCGTGGCCCAGAACCACCCCGAGGTCACCCGCCGGCTCGTGATGATCGACGTCGTCCATCCCGACGACGGGTTCGCGAAGCTCGCGCTCCTGCCCGAGGTCGGCCAGTTCGGCGACAAGGTAGGCGACGCGAGCCACCAGTACCTGTGGTGGTTCGCGTTCCATCAGGTCAAGGGTGTGCCCGAGCGGCTGATGGCCGGCGGCGGCATCCGCGTGGAGCAGGACTGGTTCTTCCACTACCTCACGGTGGACGACCGGTCCATCGACGCGCGGTCCCGTGATGTCTACGCCCGCGCGTACTGGACGGCCGACGCCATCCGGGCGGGCAACGCGTGGTACCAGGCGTTCCCGCAGGACATCGTCGACGCGCGCAGCCACGGGGTTCTGCGCATGCCGGTGCTCGGCATTGGGGGCCCGGGTCACGACTACCTCAAGCTTCGACTGACCGCGCAGGCCGCCGACCTCGAGATGGTGAAGGTCGAGAACTCCGGCCACTTCATTCCGGAAGAACAGCCCGCCGTGCTCATCCGGAGCCTGAAGAAGTTCCTCCAGTAG
- the prpF gene encoding 2-methylaconitate cis-trans isomerase PrpF: MAHVPQVKIPATYIRGGTSKGVFFRREDLPARAREPGAARDALLLRVIGSPDPYAKQIDGMGGATSSTSKTVIVDRSARDGHDVDYLFGQVSIDSAFVDWSGNCGNLSAAVGPFAISNGLVDPARVPRDGVAVVRIWQANIGKTIVAHVPMTNGEVQETGDFELDGVTFPAAEVQLEFMDPAAEEEGAGGSMFPTGNLVDDLEVPGLGTLKATMINAGIPTIFVNAEAIGYKGTELQDAINGDPKALAMFESLRAHGAVRMGLIKSIDEAAKRQHTPKIAFVAKPVGYTASSGKPVAAGDVDLLVRALSMGKLHHAMMGTAAVAIGTAAAIPGTLVNLAAGGGERQAVRFGHPSGTLRVGAEAVKVEGEWSVAKAIMSRSARVLMEGWVRVPGDSF, translated from the coding sequence ATGGCCCACGTTCCGCAAGTCAAGATCCCCGCCACGTACATCCGTGGCGGCACCAGCAAGGGCGTGTTCTTCCGCCGCGAGGACCTCCCGGCCCGCGCCCGCGAACCGGGCGCCGCGCGCGACGCCCTGCTGCTGCGCGTGATCGGCAGCCCCGACCCCTATGCCAAGCAGATCGACGGCATGGGCGGGGCCACGTCCAGCACCAGCAAGACGGTGATCGTGGACCGCAGCGCCCGCGACGGCCACGACGTCGACTACCTCTTCGGCCAGGTGTCGATCGACTCGGCCTTCGTCGACTGGAGCGGCAACTGCGGCAACCTGTCGGCGGCCGTGGGCCCGTTCGCGATCAGCAACGGCCTCGTCGACCCGGCCCGCGTGCCGCGGGACGGTGTCGCCGTCGTGCGCATCTGGCAGGCCAACATCGGCAAGACCATCGTCGCGCACGTGCCGATGACGAACGGCGAGGTGCAGGAAACCGGCGACTTCGAACTCGACGGTGTCACCTTCCCCGCCGCCGAGGTCCAGCTGGAATTCATGGACCCCGCCGCCGAGGAAGAAGGCGCCGGCGGCTCGATGTTCCCCACCGGCAACCTCGTCGACGACCTGGAGGTGCCGGGCCTCGGCACCCTCAAGGCCACGATGATCAACGCCGGCATCCCCACGATCTTCGTGAACGCCGAGGCCATCGGCTACAAGGGCACCGAGCTGCAGGACGCCATCAACGGCGACCCCAAGGCGCTGGCGATGTTCGAATCGCTGCGCGCCCACGGCGCCGTGCGCATGGGCCTGATCAAGTCCATCGACGAAGCTGCGAAGCGCCAGCACACCCCGAAGATCGCATTCGTCGCGAAGCCGGTCGGCTACACCGCGTCGAGCGGCAAGCCGGTGGCCGCGGGCGACGTCGACCTGCTCGTGCGCGCGCTGTCGATGGGCAAGCTGCACCACGCGATGATGGGCACCGCGGCGGTGGCCATCGGCACGGCGGCGGCCATTCCGGGCACGCTCGTGAACCTCGCGGCGGGCGGTGGTGAACGCCAGGCCGTGCGCTTCGGCCACCCGTCCGGCACCCTGCGGGTCGGTGCCGAAGCGGTGAAGGTCGAGGGCGAATGGAGCGTGGCCAAGGCCATCATGAGCCGCAGTGCGCGGGTGTTGATGGAGGGGTGGGTGCGGGTGCCGGGCGACAGCTTCTGA